The Lycium ferocissimum isolate CSIRO_LF1 chromosome 1, AGI_CSIRO_Lferr_CH_V1, whole genome shotgun sequence genome includes a region encoding these proteins:
- the LOC132059464 gene encoding uncharacterized protein LOC132059464, producing MTRGNQREKDRERAAARAGKNKKNDDGLTPEQRRERDAKALQEKTAKKAAKEAAGGSNAGSKDTKK from the exons ATGACTC GAGGAAATCAGAGGGAAAAGGATCGGGAAAGAGCTGCAGCTCGGGCTggtaaaaacaagaaaaacgaTGATGGTTTGACTCCTGAGCAGCGCCGTGAAAg GGATGCAAAAGCTCTGCAAGAGAAGACTGCAAAGAAAGCAGCAAAAGAGGCAGCAGGGGGTAGCAATGCTGGAAGTAAGGACACGAAAAAATAG